The following coding sequences are from one Stigmatopora nigra isolate UIUO_SnigA chromosome 12, RoL_Snig_1.1, whole genome shotgun sequence window:
- the LOC144205252 gene encoding uncharacterized protein LOC144205252 produces the protein MASWKSRVRFRLQLRDQREKLPYEGVYTTLSQFEDRFDSRKQFVEDIQSESTEDGVKVQNVRLLQLGIRESEHLAEKLSQTVSDLTTVMHFKDAELQHWQSRMSHHRQEALTLAKASNALKDIIHRHEYTIELQTKELAALHKEQYELKAALSEARREKEDLLHRWLEEKKQEADRMNKYNLAQERWHRVASHLKKHVCRNGKINSQTLPSSS, from the exons ATGGCGAGCTGGAAGAGTCGTGTACGTTTTCGACTACAACTTAGAGATCAGAGAGAGAAACTTCCATACGAAGGCGTATATACAACCT TGTCTCAGTTTGAAGACCGGTTTGATAGTCGCAAGCAGTTTGTAGAAGATATCCAGTCAGAAAG CACAGAAGATGGGGTTAAAGTTCAGAACGTCAGATTACTTCAACTCGGCATCAGAGAAAGTGAGCATTTGGCAGAAAAG cTATCCCAGACCGTCTCTGACTTGACCACTGTTATGCATTTCAAAGATGCTGAACTACAGCATTGGCAGTCACG TATGTCGCACCACCGCCAAGAGGCTCTGACTCTGGCTAAAGCAAGTAATGCCCTGAAGGACATCATTCACCGACACGAGTATACCATCGAACTTCAGACTAAAGAGCTCGCCGCCTTGCACAAGGAGCAGTACGAACTGAAGGCAGCGCTGTCGGAAGCCAGGAGGGAGAAGGAGGATCTCTTGCATAGATGGCTGGAGGAGAAAAAGCAGGAAGCAGACAGGATGAACAAGTACAATTTGGCACAAGAGAG GTGGCATCGGGTGGCCAGCCACTTGAAGAAGCACGTGTGCAGGAATGGGAAAATAAACAGCCAGACTCTTCCCAGCAGTTCTTGA